A portion of the Podospora pseudoanserina strain CBS 124.78 chromosome 2, whole genome shotgun sequence genome contains these proteins:
- a CDS encoding hypothetical protein (EggNog:ENOG503NZMH; COG:F) gives MSGSFPAQTGSPLASTKDESPSSKDKSSSTKTRSSSSAFPSEFSSSGFLSEDSVTQSGPRTCVPGRESTLEKRILRKIRQHNDRGDTDAQILVNFVIDFDHDQYIKSHKKGADTNLNWACTPTGFRNIVQASTALDYMSQTWPQTGARLYSYLDLRLRQSSYHRFRVQFAGNGGANITVHLDKKTPDLEAEACHLSITASGHQNLVALVASQIAWLCGAFRKSPEDGLIYCKPTVSETLHFDSSDSSSDDSMRFNIGYIDTPIDGSDLDVPRTCWNGLFIDQPHTRIVCGYPIRVQPGYAFNSTSVPLTGLEITRKIIMRIREDETPVERPQNLATTPDVVHGKCFFLYLQGVEQGSGVLAFGAAV, from the coding sequence ATGAGCGGATCTTTCCCTGCCCAGACTGGGTCTCCCTTGGCCTCGACCAAGGACGAGTCTCCCTCGTCCAAGGATAAATCTTCCTCGACCAAAACCCGATCTTCCTCCAGTGCATTTCCAAGCGAGTTTTCCTCCAGCGGATTTTTGAGCGAAGATTCCGTTACCCAAAGCGGTCCTCGGACTTGCGTGCCTGGCCGTGAGTCCACGCTTGAGAAAAGAATATTGCGTAAAATCAGACAGCACAACGACCGAGGCGACACCGATGCCCAGATCCTCGTCAATTTTGTCATCGATTTTGACCATGATCAGTATATCAAAAGCCACAAGAAGGGCGCGGACACCAACTTGAACTGGGCCTGCACACCCACAGGCTTCAGGAACATTGTCCAGGCATCAACAGCGCTCGACTACATGAGCCAGACATGGCCCCAAACAGGCGCCCGTCTGTACAGCTATCTAGACTTGCGCTTACGTCAATCTTCGTACCACAGATTTCGTGTACAGTTCGCTGGAAATGGGGGTGCAAACATCACCGTGCACCTCGACAAGAAAACACCAGACCTTGAAGCGGAAGCATGCCATCTATCCATCACAGCCAGTGGTCACCAAAACCTTGTAGCCTTGGTGGCTAGCCAAATCGCTTGGCTCTGTGGCGCGTTCAGAAAATCGCCCGAAGATGGTCTCATCTACTGCAAACCGACGGTCAGTGAGACGCTTCATTTTGATTCTTCGGACTCGTCGAGCGATGACAGCATGAGATTTAACATTGGTTACATCGACACGCCCATCGACGGGTCCGACCTTGACGTGCCACGAACCTGCTGGAATGGCCTGTTTATTGACCAACCTCATACTCGGATTGTGTGCGGATACCCAATCCGTGTTCAGCCAGGGTATGCGTTCAACTCAACAAGCGTGCCTTTGACGGGGTTGGAGATTACGAGGAAGATCATCATGAGGATTCGTGAGGACGAGACGCCGGTTGAGAGGCCTCAGAACCTGGCAACCACGCCGGATGTTGTTCATGGGAagtgtttttttctttatctCCAAGGTGTTGAACAAGGGAGTGGTGTTTTGGCATTTGGAGCGGCGGTATGA
- a CDS encoding hypothetical protein (EggNog:ENOG503NUY9; COG:U), whose product MSSSHPPQPAASALSADGLNVLSPAPIQTETSPLLPKPPSASSSSSEAVSEAGTETEESTLIAQPLSPARLYITLTSSYLGVFLGAVDASIIVTLSGPIASEFQSLSLLSWLAASYLIANAACQPLSGRLTDIFGRGPGLVFSNLMFGLGNLICGLAKNEQQIILGRVISGVGGGGLMSISTFLATDLVPLKKRGVVQGLGNIAYGTGAMLGGVFGGFINDTSSWGWRLAFLIQVPIIAVSGGLVAYLVRVPPKVSNKSLISRIDFLGAFFIVGFLVLTLLGLNAGGNLVRWTDPLVLTSIPLGVAMLFALVWWEGRVKQPIIPVKLLVERTVAAACITNFCSSMVMMMTMFYVPLYLQVLGYTPTQSAYRILASSVGVSFASVGSGLIMKQTGKYVGLGRIVLSVYTIAIALNTLLDQYTPPWIPFVSMTLHGAGYGAMLTVTLLGCIAAVEHSQQAVITSATYAFRSVGTTLGITVASAVYQNILKAKLWERFGDLPGAAEEINRIRDDLGELGRLPEGWHDGVIASFMEAFRGVWLTALGLTVIALISVSLMKQHKLHSTLTRQEE is encoded by the exons ATGTCTTCCAGtcacccaccacaaccggCAGCGTCTGCCCTTTCCGCCGACGGCCTCAACGTTCTTTCACCAGCGCCAATACAAACCGAAACTAGCCCTCTGCTCCCCAAGCCGCCATcagcttcctcatcctcctcagaagCTGTCAGCGAGGCCGGCACCGAAACAGAAGAATCCACACTCATAGCCCAGCCCCTCTCTCCTGCCAGGCTCTACATAACTCTCACCTCATCCTACCTGGGCGTCTTCCTCGGCGCAGTGGACGCCTCTATCATTGTCACTTTGTCTGGACCCATCGCCTCAGAGTTCCAGTCCCTGTCACTGTTATCATGGCTTGCGGCATCATACCTCATCGCCAATGCTGCTTGTCAGCCCCTGTCGGGTAGACTCACCGATATCTTTGGTCGTGGGCCGGGActcgtcttctccaacttgATGTTCGGCCTTGGTAACCTCATTTGTGGGTTGGCAAAGAATGAACAGCAAATCATCCTCGGACGAGTCATCTCTGGAGTGGGAGGCGGTGGGCTCATGAGCATCAGCACTTTCCTTGCCACGGATCTGGTTCCATTGAAGAAAAGAGGCGTGGTGCAAGGGCTGGGGAACATTGCTTATGGCACAGGCGCTATGCTGGGTGGCGTATTTGGCGGCTTCATCAACGACACTTCGTcctggggttggaggttggcttTTTTGATCCAGGTCCCGATCATTGCTGTCAGTGGTGGATTGGTGGCTTATTTGGTGAGGGTGCCGCCCAAGGTATCCAACAAGAGCTTGATCTCGAGGATCGACTTCCTGGGTGCCTTCTTTATCGTCGGGTTCTTGGTCTTGACGCTGCTCGGGCTTAATGCTGGCGGGAATTTGGTCAGGTGGACGGATCCATTGGTCTTGACGAGCATTCCGCTGGGTGTCGCAATGCTCTTTGccttggtgtggtgggaaggCAGGGTGAAGCAACCGATTATCCCGGTGAAGCTATTGGTTGAAAGGACTGTTGCTGCAGCGTGTATCACGAATTTTTGCAG CtccatggtgatgatgatgaccatGTTCTATGTTCCACTGTATCTCCAGGTCCTTGGCTACACCCCCACACAATCCGCATATCGCATCCTCGCATCTTCGGTCGGCGTCTCGTTCGCGTCGGTCGGCAGCGGGTTGATCATGAAGCAAACTGGCAAGTATGTCGGCCTGGGCAGAATTGTCTTGTCAGTGTACACGATCGCCATTGCTCTCAACACATTGCTGGACCAGTACACGCCACCTTGGATCCCGTTTGTTTCCATGACCCTCCACGGTGCTGGATACGGTGCTATGCTTACTGTTACCCTCCTTGGCTgtattgctgctgttgaacACTCGCAGCAGGCCGTGATCACGAGCGCTACGTATGCCTTCCGGTCAGTAGGCACCACGCTCGGCATCACTGTCGCGTCGGCCGTCTATCAGAACATCCTGAAGGCAAAGCTGTGGGAAAGATTCGGTGACCTGCCCGGTGCGGCTGAGGAGATCAACCGAATCCGTGATGATCTTGGGGAGTTGGGGCGGTTGCCTGAGGGGTGGCATGATGGTGTAATTGCGTCGTTTATGGAGGCGTTCAGAGGAGTCTGGCTGACTGCGCTTGGCTTGACTGTCATTGCTCTGATCAGTGTCTCCTTGATGAAGCAGCATAAGCTGCACTCGACGTTAACCAGGCAGGAGGAATAG
- a CDS encoding hypothetical protein (EggNog:ENOG503PR15) codes for MEQDFILTKDLGTICEICKPLNYIRAVELYFKSTSCTDGIKCKRIERVFEELSSCNVLSRNNGPFLTIYEISLHQTTQIHLTLIFYYPIYQLTKMTKPLRQIAAEKLIGPNANPSQLGDPISLKTETNNATSNPRGEPENKQDFSKTESKVPESSGGSHEERMLRGEGPKGHHVSGMMTDEIRQGKRGAPGMTMEGDATSVKRVEVVGDATKGGRGKGSKL; via the exons ATGGAACAGGATTTCATTCTAACTAAAGATCTTGGGACAATCTGCGAGATATGCAAGCCCTTGAACTATATCCGCGCCGTTG AACTCTACTTCAAATCGACGTCATGTACTGACGGCATTAAGTGCAAGCGTATTGAGAGAGTGTTTGAAGAATTGAGCAGTTGTAATGTCCTCTCTAGGAATAACGGACCATTCCTCACAATATATGAGATCTCATTGCACCAGACTACGCAAATTCATCTCACACTGATATTTTACTACCCTATTTATCAACTCACCAAAATGAccaaacccctccgccaaatcgccgccgagaagctcatcggCCCCAATGCCAATCCCTCCCAGCTTGGTGACCCGATTTCACTAAAGACAGAGACGAATAATGCAACCTCTAACCCAAGGGGTGAGCCGGAGAACAAGCAAGACTTTTCCAAAACCGAGAGTAAAGTCCCAGAGTCGTCAGGTGGAAGCCATGAGGAaaggatgttgaggggagaggggcCAAAGGGACATCATGTGAGCGGGATGATGACTGATGAGATTCGGCAAGGGAAGAGGGGAGCTCCGGGCATGACTATGGAGGGGGATGCTACTAGtgtgaagagggtggaggttgttggggatgCGACgaagggtgggagggggaaggggtcgaAGTTGTGA
- a CDS encoding hypothetical protein (EggNog:ENOG503P4NS; COG:S): protein MEPITPYRPYLLRLWFLVALVLVTTASLGLVEYSLHKLLSTADLSSAVVAGSDYNSTSSTPSFPPSVARKTTVTRTTLAYINATVQIPNAKATRGRMRTETSENTHISKRAGRQNSTNPRVTRWNPRPTQRPWNPERSSPKDSSIVAECSEPLNPPASGDCAMILDPSVMSVPAYISQIGSAWGGWVNIGLPATLLLTPRPPKTPAPTATSYPEIETETVVETPTVYYPETKITTEIALPTTETTFTDATPSPEGISTEAIFTIQTVPNPDISPTSTQSAGISTVFTGRPSINVVLSIQTVPNPGIIPKQMQPKAAESTIISDLEAMDKKDNETNRLFTSWSPTVHATAPRNVRHSASLKNWSTSDTSWQLFTPANAIIITSTSTPSVPTLRGSSQLGTPEYFMSTSTVPTPRTRGSTTTGSLEYSAFSKAIISPIITSSVSPNEESSTGGNGSYIVYVLTPEAYFLGSFAPLIFAILFYLPWASLDAVAKRMEPFYRLSSSKGAVASESLNVSYESQVPLVGQLWNSLIRRHWVVSLTSFLVILCQVLMALSPEAIRISVIGIDCRANVACPGVLSVSTAPARAMEAMLLVMIICTAVLAGQLWNRRSQLYSEPFSLAGTATLVANDGSFLQLFRQVDSQSLTSDGKGLEKALGKNTRYRLTIYKNEGGAAQNGIVLEPPHTTSQAFPATTTPASGVKFLPVKRSNPLILELCLLFLIIVIILPIIIWYYLNNDQNHPLEQFLSGQDFGVRFLFAAIGILIDELWKNIFSKLSILVPYINMSNPNTAAKPQDSMLFEPPFSPLTALFHKSTYRSLPLTIVTMNANMALILTVYLANIPFSNDKARVAWATSCYFSLALFGLMIISIIALMILIRAPETPLAPDTIAARLYYLSAGLMIASRFGPFSTLNTGDRDRAITKCDAGLTGYRFEPVTALSKDKGSQSET, encoded by the exons ATGGAACCCATAACTCCTTACCGTCCATACCTTTTGCGCCTTTGGTTCTTGGTGGCCCTAGTGCTTGTCACAACAGCCTCTCTGGGACTGGTCGAATATTCCCTCCACAAACTTCTATCAACTGCTGATCTCAGCAGCGCGGTTGTGGCTGGCTCAGACTACAACTCGACCTCCTCTAcaccttccttccctccgTCAGTCGCTCGCAAGACAACCGTAACCCGTACGACACTTGCCTATATCAACGCAACAGTGCAGATACCAAATGCAAAAGCGACCCGAGGTAGGATGCGCACTGAAACCAGTGAAAATACACACATCTCCAAGCGAGCCGGACGCCAGAATTCCACTAACCCAAGGGTTACCAGATG GAACCCACGTCCCACACAAAGGCCTTGGAATCCAGAAAGAAGCTCTCCAAAAGACTCGAGCATAGTGGCAGAATGTTCAGAACCCCTCAATCCCCCGGCATCTGGAGATTGTGCCATGATACTTGACCCCAGTGTAATGAGTGTACCCGCCTATATAAGTCAAATCGGTTCAGCatggggtggatgggtgaaCATTGGATTGCCTGCAACATTGCTCCTTACGCCTCGTCCTCCCAAGACTCCCGCACCCACAGCAACTAGCTACCCCGAAATCGAAACTGAAACAGTGGTAGAAACTCCGACAGTATATTACCCCGAAACCAAGATTACTACTGAGATAGCGCTTCCCACCACCGAGACAACTTTCACCGATGCA ACTCCCTCACCTGAGGGGATATCCACAGAAGCAATCTTCACCATTCAGACCGTTCCCAACCCCGATATATCTCCCACTTCCACTCAGTCGGCAGGCATTAGCACAGTTTTCACTGGGAGGCCATCCATCAACGTAGTCCTCAGCATTCAAACGGTTCCCAACCCCGGAATTATTCCCAAACAGATGCAGCCCAAAGCAGCAGAAAGCACCATTATTTCCGATTTAGAGGCAATGGATAAAAAAGACAACGAAACAAACAGGCTGTTTACCAGCTGGTCACCCACTGTGCACGCCACTGCCCCCCGCAATGTCCGGCATTCAGCATCACTGAAAAACTGGTCAACCTCTGACACGTCCTGGCAGTTATTTACCCCCGCAAATGCCATAATAATCACTAGTACTTCAACACCGTCAGTACCTACTCTAAGAGGGTCATCTCAACTGGGTACTCCAGAATATTTCATGTCCACAAGCACTGTTCCAACACCGAGGACCAGGGGCTCGACAACAACTGGCTCACTGGAATACTCAGCATTCTCAAAGGCCATAATAAGCCCCATCATCACTTCATCTGTTTCACCTAATGAGGAAAGTTCCACAGGCGGAAATGGCTCATACATTGTTTATGTATTGACACCAGAAGCTTACTTTCTTGGATCCTTTGCTCCTCTCATATTCGCCATCCTCTTCTATCTACCGTGGGCCAGTTTAGATGCAGTTGCAAAGAGGATGGAGCCGTTTTACCGACTGAGCAGCTCCAAGGGCGCAGTAGCATCCGAGTCCCTGAACGTTTCCTACGAAAGCCAAGTACCCTTGGTCGGGCAGCTTTGGAATTCACTCATCCGAAGACACTGGGTTGTATCACTCACCTCCTTTCTGGTCATATTATGCCAGGTCTTGATGGCACTTTCACCAGAAGCAATCCGAATATCTGTGATAGGGATCGACTGCCGTGCGAACGTTGCATGTCCTGGGGTATTGAGCGTGTCGACAGCGCCTGCCAGGGCAATGGAAGCTATGTTGCTCGTCATGATTATTTGCACTGCTGTGCTTGCAGGGCAGCTTTGGAACCGACGATCCCAGCTATACTCGGAACCTTTCAGTCTTGCTGGCACAGCAACCCTGGTGGCGAATGATGGCTCCTTCTTACAGCTATTTCGGCAGGTGGACTCTCAGTCTCTGACGTCGGATGGCAAGGGATTGGAGAAAGCATTGGGAAAAAACACGCGATACCGCCTCACAATATACAAAAatgagggaggggcagcACAAAATGGCATTGTTTTGGAGCCACCGCACACGACCTCCCAAGCCTTTCCGGCCACCACAACTCCTGCATCTGGCGTCAAATTCCTTCCAGTAAAACGGTCGAATCCCCTAATATTGGAATTATGTCTCctttttctcatcatcgtcatcattcTGCCGATAATAATCTGGTATTATCTTAACAACGACCAAAACCATCCGCTTGAGCAATTCCTGAGCGGCCAGGACTTTGGAGTCAGGTTCCTTTTCGCGGCAATAGGCATCCTCATCGACGAGCTTTGGAAGAACATTTTTTCAA AGCTCAGTATTCTCGTACCATACATCAATATGTCCAATCCCAATACCGCGGCAAAGCCCCAAGACTCGATGCTTTTCGAACCTCCTTTTTCACCATTGACCGCTCTCTTTCACAAAAGCACATATCGCTCGTTGCCATTAACGATTGTCACCATGAATGCGAATATGGCCCTGATTCTTACGGTATATTTAGCCAACATCCCCTTCAGCAACGATAAAGCGAGAGTGGCTTGGGCAACATCATGCTATTTCAGTTTGGCACTCTTTGGGCTCATGATCATAAGCATTATTGCCCTCATGATCCTGATTCGAGCCCCTGAGACGCCCCTAGCGCCAGACACCATCGCCGCGCGGCTCTACTATCTGTCTGCGGGACTCATGATCGCTTCTCGGTTCGGGCCATTTTCAACGTTGAATACTGGGGACAGGGATAGGGCCATCACCAAATGTGACGCGGGTTTGACGGGTTATCGctttg AGCCAGTCACGGCCCTCTCAAAGGACAAGGGGAGTCAATCAGAGACATGA